One region of Chlorobiota bacterium genomic DNA includes:
- a CDS encoding UDP-N-acetylmuramoyl-L-alanine--D-glutamate ligase, translated as MPTETTYSILGAARSGLAVAALLCREGARVFVSDSKPAQANPTAIPRLEAMGAAYEFGGHTEKVLLADVLVLSPGVPDTIPIVRQAAERGMRITNEIEIAASRCRAPIIAITGTNGKTTTTELAGFILRGSGRNTFVAGNVGLPFSEIALMADEQSVVVLELSSFQLEHIQTFRPRVAMILNVTPDHLDRYPNFEAYVRAKFRITMNQTPADTLIYNADDHNLSSLPANSIARAIGFSLTQALPDGAFVRDGKMILRANGEQELMHTDDIQIRGPHNLYNAMAAALAAQSIGVGLDAIRDGLKNFPGVPHRLEPVRQLDGVRYVNDSKATNVDSVWYALQSFAEPIVLIAGGKGKQNDYAPILPLLRKHVKAVVLIGDEAATMESAFAGHVPTVRAGHSMELAVEQARSLAIPGDVVLLSPACASFDMFNNFEHRGEVFKTLVNQLVPAGEAVN; from the coding sequence ATGCCTACCGAAACCACATACTCAATCCTTGGCGCGGCCCGGTCGGGGCTGGCGGTGGCGGCGTTGCTTTGCCGCGAAGGGGCGCGTGTGTTCGTTAGCGATTCCAAGCCGGCCCAGGCCAACCCAACGGCCATTCCCCGGCTGGAAGCAATGGGGGCCGCCTACGAGTTCGGCGGGCATACCGAAAAAGTGCTGTTGGCCGATGTGTTGGTCCTTTCCCCTGGCGTTCCCGACACCATCCCAATCGTTCGCCAAGCGGCGGAGCGGGGGATGCGGATCACCAACGAGATTGAAATTGCCGCAAGCCGCTGCCGCGCGCCGATTATCGCAATCACCGGAACAAACGGCAAAACAACAACCACCGAGCTTGCCGGATTTATCCTTCGCGGCTCAGGGCGGAACACCTTCGTGGCCGGGAATGTTGGATTGCCGTTCAGCGAAATCGCCCTGATGGCCGATGAACAAAGCGTGGTGGTGTTGGAGCTTAGCTCCTTCCAGCTTGAGCATATCCAGACGTTCCGCCCTCGGGTGGCGATGATCCTGAACGTCACCCCCGACCATCTGGATCGCTACCCAAATTTCGAGGCTTACGTGCGGGCCAAATTCCGCATCACGATGAACCAGACCCCAGCCGATACGCTGATCTACAACGCCGACGACCACAACCTGTCGTCGCTTCCGGCCAACAGCATTGCGCGGGCAATCGGCTTCAGCCTAACGCAGGCGCTTCCCGACGGCGCGTTTGTTCGCGACGGGAAGATGATACTTCGCGCCAACGGAGAACAAGAACTTATGCACACCGACGATATCCAAATCCGTGGACCTCATAACCTGTACAACGCCATGGCCGCTGCGCTTGCGGCGCAGTCAATCGGCGTGGGGTTGGATGCAATCCGCGACGGGCTGAAAAACTTCCCGGGCGTTCCCCACAGGCTTGAGCCGGTGCGCCAGCTTGACGGGGTCCGCTACGTCAACGACAGCAAAGCCACCAACGTGGATTCCGTTTGGTACGCGCTGCAAAGTTTTGCCGAACCAATCGTGCTGATTGCCGGCGGAAAGGGGAAGCAGAACGACTACGCCCCAATCCTTCCGCTGCTTCGCAAACATGTGAAAGCCGTGGTGCTGATTGGCGACGAAGCCGCCACGATGGAGTCCGCATTTGCCGGCCACGTCCCAACCGTTCGCGCCGGGCACAGCATGGAGTTGGCGGTGGAGCAGGCTCGCAGCTTGGCTATCCCGGGCGATGTGGTTCTGCTTTCGCCGGCCTGCGCCAGCTTCGACATGTTCAACAACTTCGAGCATCGGGGTGAGGTTTTCAAAACGCTGGTGAACCAGTTGGTTCCCGCCGGGGAAGCGGTGAACTGA